Proteins from a single region of Hordeum vulgare subsp. vulgare chromosome 6H, MorexV3_pseudomolecules_assembly, whole genome shotgun sequence:
- the LOC123401728 gene encoding protein DNA-DAMAGE INDUCIBLE 1 yields MKLTVMTADEQFLNLDVDPDESVENLKALLEVETQVPLQQQLLQFNGKEMSNSEKLSAIGVHDGDLVMLVASNIRPSQDIMRLNPDGSAVNPQAFQQHIRGDSQLMAQLLQNDPSLAQAILGGDITELQNILRSHHQQRLQLKRKQEEELALLYADPFDVEAQKKIEAAIRQKGIDENWEAAIEHNPEAFGRVVMLYVDMEVNGVPLKAFVDSGAQSTIISKDCAERCGLLRLLDQRYRGVAIGVGQSEILGRIHVAAIKIGHAFYPCSFTVLDAPNMEFLFGLDMLRKHQCIIDLKDNVLRVGGGEVSVPFLQEKDIPSHIRDGEKSSNLASSSQGAAGESSKAREKTPDVPPPSSPAGAPAVTPQGGDFEAKVTKLVELGFDRASVIQALKLCNGNEDQAAGFLFGG; encoded by the exons ATGAAGCTTACCGTGATGACCGCTGACGAGCAGTTTCTCAATCTCGATGTCGACCCCGATGAATCC GTGGAGAATTTGAAGGCGCTTCTTGAGGTGGAG ACTCAAGTGCCGTTGCAGCAGCAGCTGCTTCAGTTCAATGGCAAGGAGATGAGCAATTCCGAGAAGCTCAGCGCCATCGGAGTCCATGATGGTGACCTTGTGATGTTGGTTGCCTCCAATATTAG GCCATCTCAGGATATTATGAGGTTAAATCCTGATGGATCGGCAGTAAATCCTCAAGCTTTCCAACAACATATTCGTGGTGATTCACAACTTATGGCGCAACTCCTTCAG AATGATCCTTCATTAGCACAAGCCATCCTTGGAGGTGACATCACTGAGTTGCAAAACATCTTGCGGTCGCACCACCAACAAAGACTACAACTGAAACGCAAACAGGAAGAAGAACTT GCCTTATTGTACGCTGATCCATTTGATGTCGAGGCTCAGAAGAAAATTGAAGCTGCAATTCGGCAG AAAGGCATTGATGAAAATTGGGAGGCTGCTATAGAGCATAATCCTGAAGCATTTGGTCGAGTG GTTATGCTGTATGTGGATATGGAAGTCAACGGAGTACCTTTGAAG GCCTTTGTTGACAGTGGAGCTCAGTCAACCATCATATCAAAAGACTGTGCTGAACGTTGTGG GTTACTCAGGCTCCTTGATCAGCGTTACAGAGGAGTTGCTATTGGAGTTGGTCAATCAGAGATACTTGGAAGAATACATGTAGCGGCAATAAAG ATAGGCCATGCTTTCTATCCCTGTTCCTTCACAGTATTGGATGCTCCTAACATGGAATTCCTTTTCGGGCTTGATATGCTGCGGAAACATCAG TGCATAATTGACCTAAAGGACAATGTCCTTAGAGTAGGAGGTGGTGAAGTGTCAGTGCCCTTCTTACAGG AGAAAGACATCCCTTCACATATACGCGATGGAGAGAAATCGTCGAACCTAGCATCTTCTAGTCAAGGAGCAGCTGGA GAATCGTCAAAGGCACGGGAGAAGACTCCTGATGTGCCACCGCCATCCTCTCCTGCAG GAGCCCCAGCTGTGACCCCACAG GGGGGAGATTTTGAAGCGAAAGTCACAAAGCTCGTGGAACTTGGATTTGACCGGGCATCTGTAATACAAGCACTCAAGTTGTGCAACGGGAACGAGGATCAGGCAGCtgggttcttgtttggtggttaA